In the Phycisphaerales bacterium genome, GGAGCCTGCACCCGGCGACGAAGGCTGATTCTCCACCCGGTGCAATTCCATGATGTCTCGAGGCGTCCCGCGGCCCGCGATTTCTACAAGGCGCCGCGGCGCGCGCGCGGCGTCGGCGTTCGAAAGTCCGAGGGGATGCCCATGGCGCACCGCGCCTTCGAGCTCGTCAGCGACTTCGCCCCGATGGGCGACCAGCCCCAGGCCATCGCCCAGCTCGTCAAGGGCCTCGAGGACGGGCTCGTCCACCAGGTGTTGCTCGGCGCCACCGGCACCGGCAAGACCTTCACCATCGCCAACGTCATCGCCAAGGTGCAGCGCCCCGCGCTCGTGCTCGCGCCCAACAAGACGCTCGCCGCCCAGCTCTACGGCGAGCTCCGCGCCTTCTTCCCGAAGAACCGCGTCGAGTACTTCGTGAGCTACTACGACTACTACCAGCCCGAGGCGTACGTCCCCTCGACCGACACGTACATCGAGAAGGACAGCCTCATCAACGACACCATCGATCAGATGCGGCACGCGGCGACGCGCGCGATCCTCGAGCGCCACGACACGATCATCGTCGCGTCGGTCTCGTGCATCTACGGCATCGGCGACAAGACGACGTACAAGGGCATGCTCGTGCACCTCGAGGAGGGCAAGACCTACCTGCGCGATCGCCTGCTGCGCCAGCTCGTCGACATCCAGTACACGCGCAACGACTGGGACTTCCACCGCGGCACGTTCCGGGTGCGGGGCGACGTCGTCGAGATCTTCCCGGCCTACGAGCAGGACGAGGCGCTGCGCCTGTCGTTCTGGGGCGACGAGCTCGAGTCGCTGGCGCGCATCGACCCGCTGCGCGGCACCATCCTCGAGCGTATCCCGGCCGCGGCCATCTTCCCCAACAGCCACTACGTGACGCCCGCCGACCAGGTGAAGCGCGCCGTCGCCAGCATCCAGGAGGAGCTCGGCCGGCGGCTCCCCGAGCTGCGCGAGCAGCAGAAGCTCCTCGAGTGCCAGCGCCTCGAGCAGCGCACGATGTACGACCTCGAGATGCTCGAGCAGCTCGGCTTCTGCAACGGCATCGAGAACTACTCGCGCCACCTCACCGGGCGCGCCGCGGGCGAGCCGCCGCCCGTGCTGCTCGACTACTTCCCCGAGGACTACCTGATGGTCATCGACGAGTCGCACGTGGCCATCCCGCAGGTCGGCGGCATGTTCCGCGGCGACCGCGCGCGGAAGCAGGTGCTCGTCGACTTCGGCTTCCGCCTGCCGTCCGCGCTCGACAACCGGCCGCTCACCTTCGACGAGTTCGAGGCGCGGATCGGCCAGGTGGTCTACATGTCGGCGACGCCCGGCGACTACGAGATGAAGCAGGCCGGGACCGCGGTGGCCCAGCAGCTCATCCGCCCGACCGGCCTCATCGATCCCGAGGTCGAGATCCGCCCCGTCACGGGCCAGGTCGACGACCTGCTCGGGCAGATCCGCGAGCGCGTCAAGCGCGAGCACCGCGTGCTCGTGACGACGCTGACCAAACGTATGGCCGAGGACCTGACCGAGTACCTGCAGGAGGTGGGCGTCAAGGTGCGCTACCTGCACGCCGACGTCGACACGCTCGACCGCATCCAGCTCATCGAGGATCTGCGCCGCGGCCTCTACGACGTGCTGGTCGGCATCAACCTCCTGCGCGAGGGCCTCGACATCCCCGAGGTGTCGCTCGTGGCCATCCTCGACGCCGACAAGGAGGGGTTCCTGCGCTCGGAGCGCTCGCTCGTGCAGACCATCGGGCGCGCCGCGCGCCACGTCGAGGGCAAGGTCATCATGTACGCCGACCACATCACGGGGTCGATGCGCGCGGCCATCGACGAGACGAACCGGCGCCGCGCCATCCAGGCGGAGTACAACGCCAAACACGGCATCACGCCCAAGACCACGTCGCGCGCCTTCAAGTCCGGGCCCGACGCCGAGGAGTACGAGAAGCCGGCGGACGCGCCGAGCTACGTGCGCGACGGCGGGCGCGGCAAGAAGAAGGACGGCGGCGGCGGCAAGAAGGGCAAGGGCGGCGAGAAGCAGAAGCTCGCCGAGCTGCGCACGGCGGCGCTCGGGCCCAAGGAGCTCGAGACGCGCATCCAGGCGCTGCGCAAGGACATGCTCGCGGCGGCGCAGGGGCTCGAGTTCGAGCGCGCGGCCGATCTGCGCGACCAGGTGCGCTCGCTCGAGGCGCTGCTCCTCGGGGTCTCGGCGTGAGGGCGACCGTGCGGGTCGCCGCGCTCGCCCTGGCGCTCGTCGCGGGCGCCTGCACGACGCCCGAGCGGCGCGACCCGGAGCCGCCCGCGGACCACCCGTGCCCCGAGCAGGCGCTGCCGCCCGTGGCCCCGTCGTTGTGGCTCGACGCGGTCGACGAGGAGGTGCCCGTGCCGCTGACGCTCGCCCTGCCGCTGCCCGACGGGCTCACGGTCGAGGTGACGCAGGGCAACCACGGGACCATCTCGCACACGGCCGACCAGGCCTTCGCGTACGACTTCGGCGTGCCGCTCGGGACCGCGGTCCTGGCGGCCGCGCCGGGCGTCGTCGTGTGGGTCGAGGACGGCCACACCGAACACGGCGCGGACGCGAGCTACCGCGAGCTCGTCAACTACGTCGTGCTCGACCACGGCGGCGGCCTCTTCACGGCCTACGTGCACCTCGGCGCGGGCGGCATCGACGTGGTCGCGGGCGACGTGGTCGTCTCCGGGCAGCGGCTCGCGGTGACGGGGCTGTCGGGGCAGATGACCGGCCCGCACCTGCACTTCCACGTCGAGAACGTGTGGGCCGAGACCCTGCCCGCGCGTTTCGTCGACGTGGCACGCGGCGGCTGCGCGCTGTTCCCGCAGACGGGCGACCAGGTCACGGGCGACGCGCGCGCGTTCGCGCCGCTCGTCGGGCGCGACGACACGAGCCCGATCCCGGCCGACACGTGGGCCGAGGACGAGGTCGTCGACGTGGCCGGGCTGCCTGGGCGCCTCTACGAGAGCGACACGAGCTTCACGGTGACGGGCCGCGTGACGCTCGCGGGCGCGACCGAGGTCGTCATGTTGTGGCTGCCGCCCGACGGCGGCACGGCGCTCGCGGTCAAGGTGTTCCCGGTCGCGGGCGACACCTTCACGGGCACGCTCGAGGCGGGGCGCATCGACCCGGGCGTCTACGGCGTGGCGCTCGTCGCGGGGACGGGCGGCGCGGTCGAGGTGCCGCGCAGCGTGCTGACGACGGTCGTGCGGTGACGGGGTGGCGATGACGACGAAGCGGGTCGAGCTGACGGTGGACGAGACGCGGGCCGGGTACGATCGGTGGGCCGCGGGCTACGACGAGGCGAAGAACCCGATGGTCGCGGCGACCGCGTGGGCGCTCGCGACGTGGCCGCTCGCGGTCGCGGGGCGCGACGTGATCGAGCTCGGCTGCGGCACGGGGCGCCACGCCGCGCCGCTGCTCGCGGCCGGCGCCGCGTCCTACCTCGGGGTCGACGCGTCCGAGGGCATGCTGGCGCGGGCGCGGGCGCGCACCGACGACGCGCGGGCGCGCTGGTGTGTGGCCGAGCTCGCGGCCGTGCCCGAGCCGGACGCGAGCCGCGACGTGGCCCTCGTCGTGCTCGTGCTCGAGCACGTGCACGACCTGGCGCCGGTGTGCGCCGAGCTCGCCCGCCTGCTGCGACCGGGCGGCCGCCTGCGTATCCTCGAGCTGCACCCCGAGCGTATCGACGACGGCACGCGCGCGCACTTCCGCGACGGCGACGCGGAGCTCTGGTTCGCCAGCGTCGCGCACCCGGTGCCCACGCTCGTGGCGGCGCTCGCGGCGGCCGGCCTGACCACCGTCGCGGCGCGCGAGCACACGGCCGACGGCGCGCTGCTCGCGGCCGTGCCGGCGCTCGGCAAACACGCGGGGCGCCTGGTCCTGCTCGACGTCGAGGCCGCGCGCGCCACCTGACGGGTTGTCGGACGACCGGACGGGGTTGTCGCACGACCCGGACGGGGTTGTCGCACGGCCCGGACGGGGTTGTCGCACGGCCCGGACGGGGTTGTCGCACGACCCGGACGGGGTTGTCGCACGACCCGGACGGGGTTGTCGGACGACTTGGACGTGTTGTCGCGCGCCGCTCAGGCGGCCAGGCCCAGCGCGCCGAGGGTGCGGTCGCGCTCGCGCTCGAGCGCCTCGCCGATCTGCGCGATGGCGGCGTCGTCGAGCTTGAGCGCGGCGAACGCCGAGCGATCGACCGGGTAGCGCGGCAGGTTGCGGCCGGCCGCGCGCTCGAGGTCGCACACGATCACGTCGGCCGCGTGTACGACGACCGCGGGCAGCCGCGCCTCGCCGCGCGCCTCCATCGGGCGGTGGCTGGCCTCGATGGCGCTCGGGATGGGCTCGGGGATACGCCAGAAGCGCGCCGTCGCCGCGCCGAGCTGCGCGTGGTCGAGGCCGTACATGGCGCGCTCGATGTCGTCGAGGCGCGCGCCCGGCACGGGGATGGGCGGTGCGAGGTCCTGGCCGCTCCGCGCGAGCAGCTCGGCCAGGACGAGACGGCCGACGTCGACGAGCAGGCCGGTCGTGAACGCCAGCGCGGGCGCCGTGAAGCGGCTCGCGCGCGCGATGAGGCGGGCGCCGATGGCGACCGCGAGCGAGTGGCGCCAGAGCGCGTCGCCGTGCGGCACCAGCCGCGACGCGGACGCGAGCGAGCCGCGCAGGCGCTCGGCCACCAGCGTGCAGACGAGCGACTCGCCCAGCCGCAGGACCGCCAGCACGCAGTCGGTGATGGGGCCCGACGTCGCAGCGAACGCCGCGCTGTTGGCGACCCGCAGCGCGTCGCTCGCGAGGATCGGATCGGACGCCACGCAGCGGCCGATGGCGTTCATGCCGGCGTTCTCGTCACCCATGAGGCGCACGAGCTCGGGCACCATCACCGACGGCGGCACGAGCTTCGACTGCACCTCCGTCAACAGCTCGCCGATCGTCATGCTGCGCTCCTCCATGGATCGCGCGTCCCCTGGCTGCCCAACGGTCGCGGATCCACGGAGGTTAAACGCGACCGCCGATCACTCGACCGACACCAGCGCCGCGGCGGGTCCCACGGCCGTGAGCGCCACGTGCGAGATGCCGAGGAGGTGCCCGAGCTCGTGGCTCGTGGCGGTCGCGCCGGGCGCGACGCCGACCTCGAGATCGGTGACCGCCACGCGCACGCCGCCCGGCAGGGTCGCGGTCGCGGGGCCGAAGCTCCACGAGTGGATGTC is a window encoding:
- the uvrB gene encoding excinuclease ABC subunit UvrB, which translates into the protein MAHRAFELVSDFAPMGDQPQAIAQLVKGLEDGLVHQVLLGATGTGKTFTIANVIAKVQRPALVLAPNKTLAAQLYGELRAFFPKNRVEYFVSYYDYYQPEAYVPSTDTYIEKDSLINDTIDQMRHAATRAILERHDTIIVASVSCIYGIGDKTTYKGMLVHLEEGKTYLRDRLLRQLVDIQYTRNDWDFHRGTFRVRGDVVEIFPAYEQDEALRLSFWGDELESLARIDPLRGTILERIPAAAIFPNSHYVTPADQVKRAVASIQEELGRRLPELREQQKLLECQRLEQRTMYDLEMLEQLGFCNGIENYSRHLTGRAAGEPPPVLLDYFPEDYLMVIDESHVAIPQVGGMFRGDRARKQVLVDFGFRLPSALDNRPLTFDEFEARIGQVVYMSATPGDYEMKQAGTAVAQQLIRPTGLIDPEVEIRPVTGQVDDLLGQIRERVKREHRVLVTTLTKRMAEDLTEYLQEVGVKVRYLHADVDTLDRIQLIEDLRRGLYDVLVGINLLREGLDIPEVSLVAILDADKEGFLRSERSLVQTIGRAARHVEGKVIMYADHITGSMRAAIDETNRRRAIQAEYNAKHGITPKTTSRAFKSGPDAEEYEKPADAPSYVRDGGRGKKKDGGGGKKGKGGEKQKLAELRTAALGPKELETRIQALRKDMLAAAQGLEFERAADLRDQVRSLEALLLGVSA
- a CDS encoding M23 family metallopeptidase, which encodes MRVAALALALVAGACTTPERRDPEPPADHPCPEQALPPVAPSLWLDAVDEEVPVPLTLALPLPDGLTVEVTQGNHGTISHTADQAFAYDFGVPLGTAVLAAAPGVVVWVEDGHTEHGADASYRELVNYVVLDHGGGLFTAYVHLGAGGIDVVAGDVVVSGQRLAVTGLSGQMTGPHLHFHVENVWAETLPARFVDVARGGCALFPQTGDQVTGDARAFAPLVGRDDTSPIPADTWAEDEVVDVAGLPGRLYESDTSFTVTGRVTLAGATEVVMLWLPPDGGTALAVKVFPVAGDTFTGTLEAGRIDPGVYGVALVAGTGGAVEVPRSVLTTVVR
- a CDS encoding class I SAM-dependent methyltransferase; this encodes MTTKRVELTVDETRAGYDRWAAGYDEAKNPMVAATAWALATWPLAVAGRDVIELGCGTGRHAAPLLAAGAASYLGVDASEGMLARARARTDDARARWCVAELAAVPEPDASRDVALVVLVLEHVHDLAPVCAELARLLRPGGRLRILELHPERIDDGTRAHFRDGDAELWFASVAHPVPTLVAALAAAGLTTVAAREHTADGALLAAVPALGKHAGRLVLLDVEAARAT
- a CDS encoding HDOD domain-containing protein produces the protein MTIGELLTEVQSKLVPPSVMVPELVRLMGDENAGMNAIGRCVASDPILASDALRVANSAAFAATSGPITDCVLAVLRLGESLVCTLVAERLRGSLASASRLVPHGDALWRHSLAVAIGARLIARASRFTAPALAFTTGLLVDVGRLVLAELLARSGQDLAPPIPVPGARLDDIERAMYGLDHAQLGAATARFWRIPEPIPSAIEASHRPMEARGEARLPAVVVHAADVIVCDLERAAGRNLPRYPVDRSAFAALKLDDAAIAQIGEALERERDRTLGALGLAA